The sequence AGGAGAGAATGAACGTATGTAAAGTGCCTCGCATATAGTCAGGCCCAAAGAAATGGTTCTGAGATCATTACAAAAATAACCTTATAAGGAATTACTTGAAAAGCAACCTCCTGCTGTGTTCTAGATTCAAAGCCCAGAGAACACATTCTGCTGGACATTGTTCTCTGCAGTCCTGGACTGAGCTCCCTGTTTCGTCATCAGGAGACCCTGAAAcctttaattttctgtgaaacaTTGTTAGGCTTATTGTACTATGCTTATAAAAGCAGAATTTGGGGACACAgtgacacaaaacaaaaagataccaTGTCATCAAACCCTCACTTTACCCGAAAGCTAAATTACCCAGAAGAACCTTTTCTGAAAATTCTAGTGTTTCtggttttattgatatttattaaacacaaagCTGAACAGTAACATTCCTCCATGCAGTCAGAGcacaagtcattaaaaaaaacattattaatgttttaagcTGATTTATAAAACCATTAAAGCCGCATAGACTGGTATGTGAATAATTGAGACAGTATTATTCATGTAGCTCCAAGATACATACAGAGGCgtgtcaaaaaatgtacatattttaagaggtGTTATCGATGTATCACtttttgaaattgaatttaaTTACAGTAGCAACATGTACTATggcatttgctcaaaagatggtgttaatcaaatgaatgctagcgtcattcattgtgttactatttcaatacagttttctcctttcttaatgtgtgtatatatttttggcaccctctgcatgtcCACAAACTGATGAGTAGAAAAACCAAATGTGATATATCCACACAgttgaatattatttagcaataaataattttaaaaaaatgaagtactgaaaaAAAACCAAGCAGCAAAAAACCCAATGAAGCCCACATGATTTGCCAGTGgcatgacatatttttttaaacatttttattatgacaattttaaacatagagaaaaagagaaagactaaTACGGTGATCACCTTTATGTTCATCACCTGCATTTAACCcataacatttgtattatttgcttTATCTGCATTACATTTCTGCTAGGAAGCATTTGAAAGGACACAGTAGGACACTTGATTGAAATGCTACCCATGCGTCGTTTCATATTAACTGTCCTCTGTCAGCACTATTGGACTTGGGAACATCGGCAAGAACTTCCTCATATTTAATTCACATTCAAATTTACCCTGAGGAAAGTTTTGAGACAAAGTACTGTCCCTGCGTTAGTAGAATTTCCTATTATATAAAAGCAATTATCAAAAGGATCTAAACCAACACTGACTTGTGAAAAGTACTGAAGAAATACATGGGGTTACTGCCCTCAAGTTGCTGTAAGGAGCTCAGATGGGGCAAAAACACCAGTGTGCGACCCCGAGATGAGAAACGGGCCTCGATGGAGGGCAAGCCCAAGTAGAGCTTCATTAGCAGCGGGTCTGCGTGTGGCTCTCCGTGTCTTCCTGCGTCATCAGCGAGAGGGCCGTTTGGGACTCAATAGGCAGATTGGGTGCGAGCCAGCAAACATGGAGTAACAGTCAGACTTGAGTGACATGTGCCTCATGTTCCTTTGCATGGCACTTAGTAAACGGTGTTTTAAAACACAGCCCCCGTTTTCACAAAGGTCAATGTGGagctgtggggagaggaggaatgtTCCTGAAATAGTAACAACATTGGAGGAGAGGGCTCAGTGATGTAGGGTTAGGGTGGTGGAGAATCAACCCAGCAACACCTGGggattttgaaagacatttaagGCAAAGCTGTCCCACAGAACTTTCTGCGAGGGACATATTCTACGTCTGCACTGTCTAATGTGGTAGCTGCTGTATTGAGGTGGTATGACttggaaattgatttttaaatttaatttaagttacaatttttaaatagtcaCCTGTACCTGACTACTTTGGTGGACAGCACAGGTCTTAGCTCCCAAGATGAATGTCCCTCCAGCCATCGAAATCCAAGAGGATTTCAGCACGACTCACAGTATTCAACAGACCAGCAGTAATAACGGGGACCATAAGGCCAAATGTGGTTCACATTCTATCCATCCCTGAGACCATTTTTCTAATACaagttgtgtttttaaagatgtgCCTCTTCTCTACTAATGCTTGTTGACAAAATTATGAAAGCTGTTTTAAGGAAATAGtgtaaagatgaaaaatttaTCTTTTGGGGAGAATTTCTTTCCTAAATGACTGTCTTTTTAGTAGGCTGGTACCTTgcatgttgaattaaaaaaaaataattctaggtTTATCATATTTTAAGGCATCCAATATTTGTATTGTATAATTCTAATAAATATGATCCAGGCACAGGATACTTGCAGATTCAAGGACAGATGTCCTTTTAAATTCAGGGAGATCATGaacatggagaaataaaaactaaattaaaaacagaattctaaCCCGGTCTCCTGGGATCAGAGATTCATTAGGAaaactttcctttctgtttagtcCAGAGGCCCCGGGGGAAATTGGATGCTGAGCAGAGGGAATAAGAAGAGGGAACTGTGCCCGATGAGCACATCTACAGAGCGCGGTAATGCTCCTCTGTGCGGTCCCTCAGCTTGTACCACGTGGGTGGACAGGACCTGGGTGTTGCGTTTGACTCCTGAGCTGGCTGTGAACTGATGCTTcactccttcctgctgtctcgtgtggggacagagcttcagTCTCCATCATGAACCTTCCAGGGAGTAATTCTGACTTCCACACAGAGTCCTCCCTCCCAGGGACCCATCCAGGTGAGTCTGAGAGCCCAGCAGGTACTGAAGGAAAGGGTCAGAGAGGTCAGAAGCTGAGAACACTCACCTGAGTCACTGCGACCCTAACAGCCCAGCCAGGGGACTAGAGATCTCCGTGTCAGTGTTCTTGGCTTATTAattgattgtggggacagagccaggagtgcagtgtcCAGGCCCTCgtcctcacttggaaaggtgctggctcccgTAGTAAATGGCCAGCAACTGTGATTGGATAGctatcagctgtggttagttggccgtcagctgtaaccagtgagccattggcccctAATATAACCGCCATAGCTACGCTTGCAGCAGAttatggctgagctagcaagcgcgagATGTGGTTAGTACGGTGGATTGCAGCCAGCAGgtagggttggttggttggcagagaaacagacagcaggttgcagatcgcgTGGCTCCTATTCCCTGTCTCTCCATCCCAgacgccagcgagaatatagtggtacgactcccctatctgtggctccatgggtgttcctttttggcctcgccatatccttcagtcttgtgcagggagcgagagtagagaccccgcatgacaccctgcatgacattgaTTTATAACTAATgcatttaatacattaatatgGATCCTTGAATCTTCCGTACAGGGACCATATTTAAAATTGAGTGATATGCGTGCATGTAACCTTATGTGACCTTGTAAAATGAGTGAGATGCATGAAATGGTTGCAGTATGATGAAAACATATCTGAGGATTTTTGGTGTTCGGGGCATAGGAAAATAGTGTTAGGTGTGGAGGCCGGTGCACTGAAGTGAAATTTCTAAGATGGGGTGTATTTGAGCATGTTTTGTGTTCACTGACAAGATCCAGGCTGATGGAGGTAGGAACTACCTTGCAACACACGTTTGTGAGAAATGCATTGCAGTATCTTCTCTCATGCTGGGTATTCACATGAAgaagttatttaataaatagaaagaggAATACCAAAtagtttgaattatttcattccTGGTGAGGCTGCATATATTTCGGTTTGTAACTTGTTTACTTTGATTTTGGAACAGTTAGTCGAATTTCTGTCCCACACCGACCTCTTCTCCCCTCATGGTCATTGTCctctacatttttaatgaaattctgtCATACACTGGGGAGTATAAATTGAGCATTGACCAAATTTTAGGCAAAGAGGACACAGTGCTGAGAACAAAACACTTCggtgaaggagaaatgaagggCACCTGTTGTACCTTAAATCTAATGCCCCAAAGGCATCTCACACCACGTTTACATTTATGCAATGAGGACTTCCATGCACCTGCTAATGGGGGTGGGATGTCTCCAGTTTGATTTAAAGTTCTTTCCACTTCATGTGggttttcaaagtaaaatgcCCTCAACCAGGGAAGCTAATGAATGAGTGGAGAGGCTTCAACTTAGTCCCCTCTccaaattttattgaataaatgtctgtattagattctattgctgctgtaaaataTTCCTCTACtagttaattaaaacaaacagacatatgctctcacagttctggatgtgAGAAGCCCAAAATGAGTGTCATGGGCTCATATCAGATATCTGCGGAGCTgggttccttctagaggctcaGGTGAAGTGCTGTTTCCCTTCCTGTTTCAGTCTGTATTCTGGCCACCTGCCTTTCCTGGCTCATGGCCATTCCTCcgccttcaaagccagcagtttAGCTTCTTCATCTTGTCTCTCGCTTCTACATAGAGGACCATTGTGGTTACGTTCCTCCCACCTGGATGATACTGGGTCATCTTCTTAACGTCAGCCGGTTAGCAAGCCTGTCCCATCTCCTACCCTAATCGTCCCttgctataaaaatatgaaatgcaaagGCACTGGGGATGGGGTGTGGGCATATTATGGAGGCCCTTAAACGGCTCACTACAAGGTCTCTTAGTGTATTATTGGGGTGggtggttagctcagttagttagagcgtcgTGCTAATACCACCAAGGTGTCCGGTTCGATCCCTGCTGCACAATCCTtacgaaaaaaacaaaaaaacaaaaatggtgtATTATTATGTGTTACTCACGGGCCCTTAcgtaagaaaaatgaacagagaatttATTACAGTTTCTGGAATGAGTGAACACACTAATTGCTTTAATAATTCATGCAAGGAAATAATTGACTCAGAAAACCTGAACCTTTCTGCCCCTGACACTGACACAGGACCTCACCTTGCTCCTCAGAGCGTGGTCCACAGACCAGGAGCTGCAGCATCAACAccccctgggagctggttagaaatgcagactctctgaGCCCCATGACCTGCTGAGTCAGATTCTGCGTCTGGTAGGATCGTAGGCACATACAGGTTGAAGTGGTAGTCTTGACTAGGTTTGCCCACCTTCTCTCTGTTGACTTGGGGGCTGAATAATGGTTGGGTGTGGGTGCTTTCCTGTGGATTGTAGGTGTTATCAGGATTCCTTCAGGCAATGCCAGGTACCCCAGGCACAAAATCATTTCTGGGTGAGAAACACGGCTGGGAAATAACCTGAAACAATTACAATCTAGGTCCATCAGATACTCTGATATTCACTTCGGACAGATCACTAAATCCTTTTACTCCACCCCAGGGCATCTGTACTGGTCATTCCTTCTTCCAAGTACACTCGCCCACATTTCCTTGCctctccctcactttcttcactAGAGTCTCTGTTCAAATGGCACCTTGTTTGCAGGACTTGCCTAAatgtcctggaaaaaaaaaaacacactggtGAGTATCTTGTTTTAcacttgctttcctttcttcatatGATCTGTCACCAtatgaaatgttatatatttttattattagcttgcatattttttcccttcattgaCTTGtataaacttctgtttttcagAACTCTAGCACTCACAGACTAGACAGTACCTAAAACATGGTGAGCATTCAATTTATATTCCTGAAATACATGAAGAATTTCTCATGAAAACTGTACAATACATGGCACCTTTGGAAAGAAGCAGAATGGGACAAAAATTCCTAATCTGAGATGTCACAGGAAACCTCTAGAAGGAAGAAGATCcatacaaaaatattgaaatttatcaCTTGGCTTCAAAATAGAAACTGTAGCATTAGAACATCTGAGTAATGTCAGTTTGTATGAAAATTACTCATGTGATTCTCCTGTCTTGGAAGTCACGTCTTCCTCATGAAATCAGACAATCTTACAAGAGTTTCAGAATTTGTTCTCCTGGGACTTTCAGAGGAGCCagacctgcagcccctcctctttGGGCTTTTCCTCTCCATGTACCTGATCACTGTGTTTGGAAACCTGCTCATCATCCTGGCCGTCAGCTCAGACTCCCACCtgcacacgcccatgtacttcttcctctccaacctGTCCTTTGTGGACATCTGTTTCACCTCCACCACCGTCCCCAAGATGCTGGTGAACATCCAGACACAGAGCAAAGTCATAACCTATGAAGGCTGCATCACACAGATGTACTTTTTCCTACTCTTTGGCATGTTGGATGTCAATCTCCTGACCGTGATGGCGTATGACCGCTTCGTGGCCATCTGTCACCCCCTGCACTACACAGTCATCATGCACCCCCGCCTCTGTGGACAGTTGGTTCTGTTGTGCTGGATCATGAGTGTCCTGATTTCCTTGTTATATAGCTTAATGGCGCTGAGGCTGTCCTTCTGTGCAGACTTGCAAATCCCCCACTTTTTCTGTGAACTCAACCAGATGATCCAACTTGCCTGTTCTGACACCTTTGTTAATAACCTGGTGATGTATTTTGTAGCTGTGCTGCTGGGTGGTGGTCCTCTGGCTGGAATCCTTTACTCTTACTACAGGATAATGTCCTGCATACGTGCGATGTCCTCTGCTCAGGGGAAGTATAAAGCATTTTCTACCTGTGCGTCTCACCTCTCAGTTGTCTCCTTATTTTATGTAACAAGCCTGGGAGTGTACCTCAGCTCTCCTGCTACCCACAATGCACGCTCTAGTGCTACAGCCTCGGTCCTGTACACAGTGGTCACCCCCATGCTGAACCCCTTCATCTACAGTCTCAGGAATAAAGACATAAAGGGGGCTCTGAAAAGGTCCTTTGGGATGACAGCATAAAAGGGACGGTCGTCCTGACTGAAAAAGTGCCCTTGATTTCATGGCTCCAAGTCTAAAACCAGACATTGTGATACTTTAATCTGAATGTGTTTGTGgaatttacttcttttatttatattctggaatttctttttgtttgatttcaacttctgaaaataattaaaaaaaattatttatttttttacattatagttaacattcaatattattttatattaatttcgggTGTACACGatcgtggttagacattcatataatttatgt comes from Rhinolophus ferrumequinum isolate MPI-CBG mRhiFer1 chromosome 18, mRhiFer1_v1.p, whole genome shotgun sequence and encodes:
- the LOC117038482 gene encoding olfactory receptor 7A17-like; amino-acid sequence: MYLITVFGNLLIILAVSSDSHLHTPMYFFLSNLSFVDICFTSTTVPKMLVNIQTQSKVITYEGCITQMYFFLLFGMLDVNLLTVMAYDRFVAICHPLHYTVIMHPRLCGQLVLLCWIMIVSLFYVTSLGVYLSSPATHNARSSATASVLYTVVTPMLNPFIYSLRNKDIKGALKRSFGMTA